Proteins encoded by one window of Gammaproteobacteria bacterium:
- the pstB gene encoding phosphate ABC transporter ATP-binding protein — MKTLQLRDVSAYYGDFRAIADVDLTLQPGVITALIGPSGCGKSTLLRSLNRMHEFVPGARIEGEITLDREDLYGPSVSPAEVRRVIGMVFQRPNPFPTLSIFDNVAAGLRLDGGYTRDEFDDRVEWALRSAHLWKEVEHKLHAPGASLSGGQQQRLCIARTIAVQPAVILMDEPCSALDPIATLRIEDLMRELKEDYTIVIVTHNMEQAARVSDFTGFLVIEKAADPGRLIEFGETSQIFTTPADERTERYISGKFG, encoded by the coding sequence ATGAAGACCCTCCAACTCCGCGATGTCAGTGCGTACTACGGCGACTTTCGCGCCATCGCCGATGTCGACCTCACCCTCCAACCTGGGGTGATCACCGCCCTCATCGGGCCTTCCGGTTGCGGAAAGTCGACCCTTCTGCGTTCTCTGAACCGGATGCACGAGTTCGTCCCGGGGGCACGCATCGAAGGCGAGATCACCCTTGACCGCGAGGACCTGTACGGCCCTTCGGTGTCACCCGCCGAGGTGCGCCGTGTCATCGGCATGGTGTTCCAGCGACCCAACCCTTTTCCAACACTGAGCATCTTCGACAATGTCGCCGCCGGTCTCCGGCTCGACGGCGGGTACACGCGTGACGAGTTCGACGACCGGGTCGAATGGGCGCTGCGTTCCGCCCACCTTTGGAAGGAGGTCGAGCATAAGCTCCACGCCCCGGGAGCATCACTCTCCGGAGGTCAGCAACAGCGCCTCTGCATCGCCCGGACGATCGCCGTTCAACCCGCGGTGATCCTCATGGACGAACCGTGCTCGGCACTCGACCCCATCGCGACGCTCCGCATCGAGGACCTGATGCGGGAGCTCAAGGAGGACTACACCATCGTCATCGTGACCCACAACATGGAACAGGCGGCCCGAGTGTCCGACTTCACCGGGTTCCTCGTGATCGAGAAGGCCGCAGACCCCGGCCGTCTCATCGAGTTCGGCGAAACGAGCCAGATCTTCACGACTCCGGCCGACGAACGCACAGAGCGGTATATCTCGGGGAAGTTCGGATGA
- the pstB gene encoding phosphate ABC transporter ATP-binding protein produces MIGNAARITPPDTSSRHEVGENRGALADRVAPVYRAENFSLWYGEHQALRDVSFEIAPREITAIIGPSGCGKSTMLRSFNRMNDSIAGVSVAGRILFEGRDLYDDAIDAVEVRRRIGMVFQKPNPFPMSIYDNVAYGPRLHGERHPDDIVEASLRRTALWDDVRGRLDQSALALSGGQQQRLCIARAIAVQPAVILMDEPCSALDPIATLRIEELMLELKEDYTIVIVTHNMQQAARISDRTAFFTVDVGETGQHIGHVVEYDETSKIFTNPAEKATEDYITGRFG; encoded by the coding sequence ATGATCGGCAACGCCGCGCGAATCACCCCCCCTGACACGTCGAGCCGGCACGAAGTCGGGGAGAATCGAGGAGCTTTGGCCGATCGCGTCGCCCCCGTCTATCGCGCCGAGAACTTCTCGCTGTGGTATGGCGAGCACCAGGCACTACGCGATGTGTCGTTCGAGATTGCTCCTCGCGAGATCACCGCGATCATCGGTCCCTCGGGGTGTGGGAAGTCGACCATGCTGCGTAGCTTCAACCGCATGAACGACAGCATCGCCGGCGTCTCGGTGGCCGGGAGGATCCTCTTCGAGGGCCGCGACCTCTACGACGACGCCATCGACGCCGTCGAGGTCCGCCGACGCATCGGCATGGTGTTCCAGAAGCCGAACCCGTTCCCGATGTCGATCTATGACAATGTCGCCTACGGCCCGCGCCTTCACGGTGAGCGGCATCCCGACGACATCGTCGAAGCGTCGCTACGTCGCACCGCGCTCTGGGACGACGTACGCGGCCGCCTCGACCAGTCGGCGCTGGCGCTCTCCGGAGGTCAGCAGCAACGCCTCTGCATCGCCCGTGCCATCGCGGTTCAGCCCGCGGTGATCCTCATGGACGAACCGTGCTCGGCACTGGACCCCATCGCGACGCTCCGCATCGAGGAGCTCATGCTCGAGCTCAAGGAGGACTACACCATCGTCATCGTGACCCACAACATGCAGCAAGCCGCCCGAATCTCCGATCGCACGGCCTTCTTCACCGTCGACGTCGGCGAGACCGGCCAGCACATCGGCCACGTAGTAGAGTACGACGAGACGAGCAAGATCTTTACGAATCCCGCGGAAAAGGCCACCGAGGACTACATCACCGGGCGTTTTGGATGA
- the phoU gene encoding phosphate signaling complex protein PhoU, which yields MTRFRTQFHTELEALETTLVEMAKLATSQIEKAMVSIANADTRIAEEVIAGDREIDRIYLEIEQRWTELMALQTPVATDLRRMTLMLQTNHSIERIGDQAVNIAKIARATHGLPRSNTILLHLQEMGDIVIPMLNVAIEALVKRDLELAFRLPVMDDPVDRLDRNMHKAVVKCGPDPELLEWAVHMIIVSRALERVGDRAVDIGEQVAFLQTGEFQEFSDNMPIVFHAD from the coding sequence ATGACCAGGTTCCGCACCCAATTCCACACCGAGTTGGAGGCGTTGGAAACAACGCTCGTGGAGATGGCCAAGCTCGCTACCTCGCAGATCGAGAAAGCCATGGTCTCCATCGCCAATGCCGATACGCGAATTGCGGAAGAAGTCATTGCCGGCGACAGGGAGATCGATCGGATCTACCTCGAGATCGAACAGCGGTGGACCGAACTCATGGCGCTGCAAACTCCCGTCGCCACCGACCTGCGGCGGATGACACTCATGTTGCAGACAAATCACAGCATCGAGAGGATCGGGGACCAGGCCGTCAACATCGCCAAGATCGCAAGAGCCACCCACGGGCTGCCACGCAGCAACACCATCCTGCTACATCTCCAGGAAATGGGTGACATCGTCATCCCCATGCTGAACGTGGCGATCGAGGCCCTGGTCAAGCGTGATCTGGAGCTGGCATTCCGCCTGCCCGTGATGGACGATCCCGTCGACCGGCTGGATCGCAACATGCACAAGGCCGTCGTGAAGTGCGGCCCCGACCCCGAGTTGCTCGAATGGGCGGTGCACATGATCATCGTATCGCGGGCCCTAGAACGCGTCGGCGACCGAGCAGTAGACATCGGCGAGCAAGTCGCTTTCCTGCAGACCGGCGAGTTCCAAGAGTTCTCGGACAACATGCCAATCGTTTTCCATGCCGACTGA
- a CDS encoding response regulator, translated as MPTESRVLVVEDDETLAESIRYNLEREGFSVKVVADGSEVLRQHEAFSPALVVLDLMLPGLSGLDVLRELRIDSTVPVIIVTAKDSEADKVTGLELGADDYVTKPFSMRELLSRIRAVLRRADIYTSDQEPVILLGGRVRLDADRHEVRVDAELVPFRPKEFDLLEALLRRKGKLVTRAILLDEVWGYTFYGDMKTLDVHIKRVRDKIERDPSRPTQIVTVRGLGYKFVDENA; from the coding sequence ATGCCGACTGAGAGTCGGGTCCTCGTCGTCGAAGATGACGAGACCCTCGCCGAGTCGATCCGCTATAACCTCGAGAGGGAGGGCTTCTCGGTCAAAGTCGTAGCCGACGGAAGCGAGGTTCTGCGACAGCACGAGGCATTCAGCCCTGCGCTCGTGGTGCTCGACCTGATGCTGCCCGGTCTGTCCGGGTTGGATGTGCTCCGGGAGCTCCGGATCGACTCCACTGTTCCGGTGATCATCGTGACGGCCAAAGACAGCGAGGCCGACAAAGTCACAGGGCTGGAGCTGGGTGCCGACGATTATGTAACCAAGCCGTTCTCGATGCGCGAGCTTCTCTCGCGTATCCGGGCGGTGCTTCGCCGAGCCGACATCTATACGAGCGATCAAGAGCCCGTTATCTTGCTCGGCGGTCGGGTGCGGCTCGACGCAGATCGTCACGAGGTTCGTGTGGACGCAGAACTCGTGCCATTTCGACCCAAGGAGTTCGACCTGCTCGAAGCTCTCCTCCGCCGAAAAGGCAAGCTCGTGACCCGGGCCATCCTCTTGGACGAAGTCTGGGGATACACGTTCTACGGAGACATGAAGACACTCGACGTGCACATCAAGCGAGTACGTGACAAGATCGAGCGGGATCCTTCCCGTCCGACCCAGATCGTCACGGTGCGCGGTCTCGGCTATAAGTTCGTCGATGAGAACGCGTAG
- a CDS encoding ABC transporter substrate-binding protein, producing MRNSRRLWTWIAVVALLALVATACGQGTTTESTSTTAAATTTTAGTAATTTTAAAPGATGFTYKLGVFEDLTTDNFWAYMDPEASVWNAYVLGNQHPGLFTLAAPSWQLVPDLATAQPNNAEQVGDDWVVTQELRQGYMWSDGVPVTANDVAFTFNTAGPDFKLGGNWAGSLSLYSPDDPATTDVDESADGIKTVEAINDYTVQITFSSEPGLAVWQMGIGLMPILPQHFWQSVVDEAAASDDPSTTLYAASGEGEPSAGAFIYDSREPGAFAKNVANPDAYYAGTQYTFYSDGTFQQTNAERGFDEMYDGSGTGDITLQYSEGPFAKDAIYSIYSDQNAAILALKSGEIDFMLNPIGLNTGLKNEVLNSPELSLIANPSNGFRYLAFNLRKAPMKYKGFRQAIGCLTQKEFLQTLLGGAIIPAYSLVPEGNTAWANPNVEQICKGLGEQERFNQAIQYLKDAGFTWDVEPAWDEGTAGNLLPGTGTGLTDPDGNAVPELELLAPGPGYDPLRSTASIWIAQWAGWLGIPVKANATGFNVIVNKVFAEGDAAKDWDMYILGWGLGNPALPDFHEAFFASWQDSANGGFNTPGYNDPDFDALAKEFLAATDIPSAKDAVQKMDAKIVQDLPYLVLFTTPVLEAYNSKLIFPFTDVLDGLANLNGMPAAVQMSD from the coding sequence GTGAGAAACTCACGGAGACTCTGGACGTGGATCGCGGTCGTTGCGCTGCTTGCGCTCGTCGCGACAGCCTGCGGCCAGGGAACCACCACAGAGTCCACCAGCACCACGGCGGCTGCGACGACGACGACAGCCGGCACGGCTGCGACGACGACCACGGCAGCGGCGCCGGGTGCGACGGGCTTTACGTACAAACTCGGTGTTTTCGAGGACCTGACGACTGACAACTTCTGGGCCTATATGGACCCGGAGGCTTCGGTCTGGAATGCATATGTCCTCGGAAACCAGCATCCAGGGTTGTTCACCCTGGCGGCGCCGTCCTGGCAGCTCGTGCCGGACCTGGCGACCGCACAACCGAACAACGCTGAGCAGGTTGGTGACGACTGGGTCGTGACGCAGGAACTGCGCCAGGGCTACATGTGGTCTGACGGAGTGCCGGTAACCGCGAACGACGTGGCCTTCACGTTCAACACCGCAGGTCCCGACTTCAAGTTGGGCGGCAACTGGGCCGGTTCACTTTCGCTGTATTCCCCGGATGACCCGGCGACCACGGACGTGGACGAGTCCGCCGACGGCATCAAGACTGTCGAGGCAATCAACGACTACACCGTTCAGATCACGTTCTCGAGCGAGCCAGGCCTCGCCGTGTGGCAAATGGGTATCGGCCTGATGCCGATTCTGCCGCAGCACTTCTGGCAGTCGGTCGTGGATGAGGCTGCAGCATCGGACGATCCGTCGACGACGCTGTACGCCGCTTCTGGTGAGGGCGAGCCCTCCGCAGGAGCGTTCATCTACGACAGCCGGGAGCCCGGCGCGTTCGCCAAGAACGTCGCCAACCCTGACGCCTACTACGCCGGTACGCAGTACACGTTCTACAGCGACGGCACCTTCCAGCAGACCAATGCTGAGAGGGGCTTCGATGAGATGTACGACGGCTCCGGCACAGGCGACATCACCCTTCAGTACAGCGAGGGGCCGTTCGCCAAGGACGCCATCTATTCGATCTACTCCGATCAGAACGCGGCCATCCTGGCCCTCAAGAGCGGTGAGATCGACTTCATGTTGAACCCAATCGGACTCAACACCGGGTTGAAGAACGAAGTTCTGAACTCACCCGAGTTGAGCCTGATTGCGAACCCGTCCAACGGGTTCCGCTACCTGGCGTTCAACTTGCGCAAGGCGCCAATGAAATACAAGGGCTTCCGCCAGGCGATCGGCTGTCTGACGCAGAAAGAGTTCCTCCAGACCCTGCTGGGCGGAGCGATCATTCCTGCGTACAGCCTCGTTCCGGAAGGTAACACCGCGTGGGCGAACCCCAACGTGGAGCAGATCTGCAAGGGTCTCGGCGAGCAAGAGCGCTTCAATCAGGCCATCCAGTACCTCAAGGATGCCGGTTTCACCTGGGATGTCGAACCCGCATGGGACGAGGGCACCGCAGGCAACCTGCTTCCTGGTACCGGTACCGGGCTCACGGATCCTGACGGCAACGCCGTTCCGGAACTCGAGTTGCTGGCTCCCGGACCCGGCTACGACCCGCTGCGGTCGACGGCCTCGATCTGGATCGCACAGTGGGCCGGTTGGTTGGGTATTCCCGTCAAGGCGAATGCCACCGGCTTCAACGTGATCGTCAACAAGGTCTTCGCCGAAGGTGACGCCGCCAAGGATTGGGACATGTACATCCTCGGTTGGGGTCTCGGGAACCCTGCGCTCCCGGACTTCCACGAAGCGTTCTTCGCCTCGTGGCAGGACTCGGCGAACGGTGGCTTCAACACCCCCGGCTACAACGACCCGGACTTCGACGCACTCGCGAAGGAGTTCCTGGCAGCGACGGATATCCCGTCTGCCAAGGACGCGGTGCAGAAGATGGATGCCAAGATCGTTCAGGATCTTCCGTATCTGGTCCTCTTCACCACGCCGGTGCTCGAGGCCTACAACAGCAAGCTGATCTTCCCCTTCACCGACGTGTTGGACGGATTGGCGAACCTGAACGGTATGCCGGCAGCCGTGCAGATGAGCGACTGA